In Camelus bactrianus isolate YW-2024 breed Bactrian camel chromosome 10, ASM4877302v1, whole genome shotgun sequence, a genomic segment contains:
- the LOC105067211 gene encoding olfactory receptor 51F2 yields MLVLNNTSAQPLAFLLTGIPGLRAVQVWISIPFCLLYAIALAGNSMILLVVLHEQSLHEPMYYFLSMLSATDLSLSLCTLCTTLGVFWFEAREINLNACIAQMFFLHGFTFMESGVLLAMAFDRFVAICDPLRYTTILTNARIAQIGVSMAIRNVAVMLPVVLWVKRLSFCSSMVLSHSYCYHVDLIQLSCTDNRINSILGLFALFSTTGFDCPCILLSYVLIIRSVLSIASLEGRQKAFNTCISHISAVAIFYIPLISLSLVHRYGHSAPPFVHTIMANIFLLIPPVLNPIIYSVKTKQIQKAIIKALIQKRFQI; encoded by the coding sequence ATGCTGGTCCTCAACAATACCAGTGCTCAGCCTCTGGCCTTCCTCTTGACGGGTATTCCAGGCCTGAGAGCAGTCCAGGTCTGGATCTCCATTCCTTTTTGTCTCCTGTATGCCATCGCCCTGGCTGGGAACAGCATGATCCTGTTGGTGGTCCTCCATGAACAGAGCCTCCATGAGCCCATGTATTACTTCCTCTCTATGCTTTCAGCCACAGACCTGAGCTTGTCCCTGTGCACACTTTGCACTACCCTTGGTGTCTTCTGGTTTGAAGCCCGAGAGATCAACCTAAACGCCTGCATCGCTCAGATGTTCTTTCTCCATGGATTTACTTTCATGGAGTCAGGGGTTCTTCTGGCCATGGCCTTTGATCGTTTTGTGGCCATCTGTGACCCACTGAGATACACGACCATCCTCACCAATGCCAGGATTGCCCAGATTGGGGTGAGCATGGCAATAAGGAATGTTGCTGTCATGTTGCCAGTTGTGCTCTGGGTCAAGCGGCTATCCTTCTGCAGTTCTATGGTCCTTTCACATTCTTACTGCTACCATGTTGATCTCATTCAACTCTCATGCACAGACAACAGAATCAACAGCATCCTTGGTCTGTTTGCACTCTTCTCCACAACAGGGTTTGACTGTCCTTGCATCTTGCTCTCCTATGTCCTGATCATCCGGTCTGTCCTCAGCATTGCTTCCTTAGAGGGGCGGCAGAAAGCCTTCAACACCTGCATATCCCACATCAGTGCTGTTGCTATCTTCTACATCCCTCTCATCAGCCTGTCTCTTGTCCATCGCTATGGCCATTCAGCACCTCCATTTGTCCATACCATCATGGCCAATATCTTCTTGCTCATTCCTCCTGTGCTCAACCCTATCATCTACAGTGTGAAAACTAAGCAGATTCAAAAGGCTATTATCAAGGCCTTAATTCAGAAGAGGTTCCAAATCTAA
- the LOC105067226 gene encoding olfactory receptor 51F1-like yields the protein MVQIWNNKEILGNLTSKFLTFLLTGIPGLEFVHAWISIPFCCLYATALSGNSMILLVIITQQNLHEPMYYFLSMLSAADLGLTLSTMSTTLGILWFDACEISLDTCIIQMFFLHGLTFIESGVLVAMAFDRYVAICDPLRYATKLTNYRIIQMGLLMIMRTVTLILPLLLLLKPLNFCGVNVLSHSYCYHPDVIKLACSDTRANSMCGLIDLILTTGVDIPCIVLSYILIIRSVLSIAAPEERHKAFSTCVSHIGAVAIFYIPMMSLSLVHRYGQSAPKAVHSMMANVYLLLPPVLNPIIYSVKTKQICKAILRFLLKK from the coding sequence ATGGTACAAATTTGGAACAACAAGGAGATCTTAGGTAACTTGACATCTAAATTTCTGACTTTCTTATTGACCGGCATTCCTGGCCTAGAGTTTGTCCATGCCTGGATCTCCATTCCTTTCTGCTGTCTTTATGCCACTGCGCTCTCTGGAAACAGCATGATCCTGCTTGTCATCATTACCCAGCAGAATCTCCATGAGCCTATGTACTATTTCCTCTCTATGCTGTCAGCTGCTGACTTGGGCTTGACTCTTTCTACAATGTCAACAACGTTAGGTATCCTCTGGTTTGATGCTTGTGAAATCAGTCTAGATACCTGCATTATCCAGATGTTTTTTCTTCATGGACTTACCTTCATAGAATCTGGGGTGCTGGTGGCTATGGCCTTTGACCGCTACGTGGCAATTTGTGATCCCCTGAGGTACGCTACCAAACTCACTAATTACAGAATCATTCAGATGGGCCTCTTAATGATTATGCGCACAGTCACATTAATATTACCACTACTTTTGCTCCTTAAACCCCTCAATTTTTGTGGAGTGAATGTCCTTTCCCATTCCTACTGCTATCAtccagatgtgattaaattagcATGTTCAGATACTCGGGCCAATAGCATGTGTGGGTTAATTGATCTCATCCTGACCACAGGAGTAGATATACCATGCATCGTCCTGTCTTACATCTTGATCATTCGCTCTGTCCTCAGTATTGCCGCCCCTGAAGAACGACACAAGGCCTTTAGCACCTGTGTCTCCCACATTGGAGCAGTTGCTATTTTCTACATTCCCATGATGAGCTTGTCCTTGGTGCATCGCTATGGCCAGTCAGCCCCCAAAGCGGTCCATTCGATGATGGCCAATGTATACCTGCTCTTGCCCCCTGTGCTCAACCCCATCATCTACagtgtaaaaacaaaacagatttgcAAGGCTATACTCAGGtttctccttaaaaaataa
- the OR52R1 gene encoding olfactory receptor 52R1: protein MLASGNSSSHPVSFILLGIPGLKESQFWIAFPFCVMYVVATVGNITVLHIIRTDHTLHEPMYFFLAMLAITDLVLSTSTQPKMLAILWFHTHEIEYHACLIQVFFIHAFSSVESGVLMAMALDRYVAICLPLRHSSILTPSVVGKLGAVVMMRGLLWVSPFCFMVSRMPFCSNQIIPQSYCEHMAVLKLVCADTRVNHAYGLFVAFSVVGSDMIVISVSYVMILRTVLWLPSGEARLKAFGTCASHICVILAFYIPALFTFLTHRFGHHVPRVVQVLLANFYVLVPPMLNPIIYGVRTKQIRDRVIQGCCKKDP from the coding sequence ATGTTGGCTTCAGGGAACAGCTCTTCTCATCCTGTGTCCTTCATCCTGCTTGGGATTCCAGGACTCAAGGAGTCTCAATTTTGGATTGCCTTTCCATTCTGTGTCATGTATGTTGTGGCTACAGTGGGCAATATCACTGTCCTTCATATAATCCGAACTGATCACACATTGCACGAGCCCATGTACTTCTTTCTGGCCATGCTAGCTATTACTGACCTGGTCCTCTCCACTTCCACCCAACCTAAAATGCTTGccatactctggtttcacactcaTGAGATTGAGTACCATGCCTGTCTCATCCAGGTGTTCTTCATCCATGCATTTTCTTCTGTAGAGTCTGGGGTGCTCATGGCTATGGCCTTGGACCGTTATGTGGCTATCTGCCTCCCACTCCGTCACTCTAGTATCCTGACTCCATCTGTAGTGGGTAAATTGGGGGCAGTTGTGATGATGAGAGGGCTTCTGTGGGTGAGTCCTTTCTGCTTTATGGTTTCCAGGATGCCGTTCTGCTCTAACCAGATCATTCCGCAGTCCTACTGTGAGCACATGGCTGTGCTGAAGTTGGTGTGTGCTGATACTAGAGTAAATCATGCGTATGGGCTCTTTGTGGCCTTCTCTGTGGTTGGCTCTGATATGATTGTCATCAGTGTATCCTATGTGATGATTTTGAGAACTGTGCTGTGGTTGCCCTCCGGTGAAGCCCGGCTTAAGGCTTTTGGCACATGTGCTTCCCATATCTGTGTCATCTTGGCTTTTTATATCCCGGCCCTCTTTACGTTCCTCACCCACCGCTTTGGACATCATGTGCCCCGTGTGGTACAAGTCTTGTTGGCTAATTTCTATGTACTGGTACCTCCCATGCTTAACCCCATCATCTATGGAGTTAGAACCAAACAGATCAGGGACAGGGTTATTCAAGGATGTTGTAAAAAAGACCCCTGA
- the LOC105067227 gene encoding olfactory receptor 51F1-like, translating to MLSAGNSTPPTFFLTGVPGLEAFHIWVSIPFCCLCTIALLGNSTILYVVITDSSLHEPMYYFLSMLSTTDIGITVSSLPTTLGVLWFNARIISLDACIVQMFFLHGFTLMESSVLLAMAFDRFVAICNPLRYAVILTNSRIIKAGVVIFVRMLIILMPLLLLLKGLSFCGPNMLSHSYCYHPDVIKCSCSSIKVNCICGFVALILTSGIDVPCILLSYVLIIKSILSVASPEERQKAFGTCISHIGAVAIFYIPWVILALVHRFGHKAPPYIHTLMSNLHFLFPPVLNPIIYSVKTKQIRKAFCRLFPNTD from the coding sequence ATGCTATCCGCTGGTAATTCCACTCCCCCAACTTTCTTCCTGACTGGAGTTCCAGGGCTAGAAGCTTTTCACATCTGGGTTTCCATCCCTTTTTGCTGCCTTTGCACTATTGCCCTCTTGGGGAACAGCACCATTCTGTATGTAGTGATCACAGACTCCAGCCTCCATGAGCCCATGTACTATTTCCTCTCCATGCTCTCCACCACTGACATAGGCATCACTGTTTCCTCTCTTCCCACAACACTGGGTGTCCTCTGGTTCAATGCTAGGATCATCAGCCTAGATGCCTGCATTGTGCAGATGTTCTTCCTGCATGGATTCACCCTCATGGAGTCCTCTGTGCTTTTGGCCATGGCTTTTGACCGCTTTGTTGCCATCTGCAACCCCCTAAGGTATGCTGTGATTCTAACCAACTCTAGAATTATCAAAGCTGGTGTGGTGATTTTTGTACGAATGCTGATCATCCTGATGCCCTTGCTCCTGCTCCTTAAGGGGTTGTCCTTCTGTGGTCCTAATATGCTTTCTCACTCCTATTGCTACCACCCTGATGTGATTAAGTGTTCTTGCTCAAGTATCAAAGTTAACTGCATCTGTGGCTTTGTTGCTCTCATTCTGACATCGGGTATAGATGTTCCCTGCATTTTACTCTCCTATGTGCTGATCATAAAGTCCATCCTCAGCGTCGCCTCTCCAGAGGAGAGGCAAAAGGCTTTTGGCACCTGCATCTCTCACATTGGTGCTGTTGCCATCTTCTATATCCCCTGGGTCATCCTGGCTTTGGTACATCGATTTGGGCATAAAGCTCCTCCGTATATCCATACACTGATGTCAAATCTCCATTTCCTATTTCCCCCAGTGCTGAACCCTATTATATATAGTGTGAAGACCAAACAAATCCGTAAAGCTTTCTGCAGGCTGTTTCCAAACACAGACTAG